The Buchnera aphidicola (Pentalonia nigronervosa) DNA segment CTGCCAACAAATTTATTTACCGTTAAATACTATAGGTATTTATATTCCGAATGGAACTGCTCCTCTTTTTTCAACAGTGTTGATGCTTGCGATTCCTGCAAAAATAGCTGGTTGCAAAAATATTGTACTGTGTTCACCTCCTCCAGTTAGCGACGAAATTCTTTACACAGCACATATTTGTGGTGTTGATAAAATTTTTCAAATTGGCGGTGCTCAAGCAATAGCATCTCTTGCTTGTGGTACTAAAACCATTCCAAAAGTAGATAAAATTTTTGGTCCTGGAAATGCTTATGTAACAGAATCTAAATTGCAAGTCAGTTCAATGTTCAATGGTCCAGAAATAGACATGTTAGCAGGTCCTTCAGAATTGTTGATTATCGCAGATGATAGTGCCAATCCTGATTTTATTGCTGCTGATTTATTATCTCAAGCAGAACATGATTCATCTTCTCAAGTAATACTTGTAACTCCGTGCATTCAGTTAGCACAAAAAGTCATTGTGTCTCTTAACAAACAACTGTTGAAATTATTTAGATTATCAGAAATTTTAAATTCATTAAGTAATAGTGCTATTATTATTGCTAAAGATTTGCGTCAATGTATTGATATATCAAATATATATTCACCTGAACATCTTATGATTCAAACAATAAAACCGCGTGATATATTAGATAGTATTTTAAATGCAAGCTCGATTTTTTTAGGGTTATGGTCGCCTGAATCAGCAGGTGATTACGCGTCAGGTACTAATCATGTTTTGCCTACTTATGGAAAATCAATTTCCGTTTCTGCTTTAGGAATAGCAGATTTTCAAAAACGTGTATTAGTGCAAGAATTAACTCCACAAGGTTTAATAAAATTATCAAATACTATTCAAGTTTTATCTTCTTCCGAAAAGCTTGAAGCGCATAAAAATGCTGTACGAATTAGAGTAGATTTTTTAGAGAAAATTAAATGAAAAGTCATAATATTCAGTTAGATCGATTGAACATAAAAAAATTGATGCCATATCAATCTGCACGTCGCATTCGAGGAAAATACGGTGAAATATTTTTAGATGCTAATGAGTGTCCTATTCCTGTATTATTTGAATTAAAAAATAAATCATTTAACAGGTATCCGGAATGTCAACCTTATGAATTAATATCAACTTATGCGAAATATGCAAATGTATTTTTTGAGCAAGTGTTAGTTACAAGAGGTGCTGACGAAGGTATTGAACTATTAATAAAAGCATTTTGTGAACCGAAAAATGATGCAATTATTTATTGTCCACCAACGTATGATATGTATCGTGTAAATTCGGAGATCGCCGATGTGAAAATCAAAGAGATCCCAACTATTAAAGATACTTGGCAATTGGATTTATTAAGTATTCAGTTAAATTTAGATAATGTTAAATTAGTATACATTTGCAATCCAAACAACCCTACCGGAAGTACTATATCACAAAATGATTTAATTAATTTGTTAAATATGACAATTAACAAATCATTAGTTGTAATAGATGAAGCCTATATTGAATTTTTTCCAGAAATAAGTATGTCATTTTTTTTGAAAACACATCCTAATTTAGTTATTCTTCGTACATTGTCTAAAGCATTTGCTTTAGCTGGAATAAGATGTGGATTTGTTTTAGCTCAAAAAGAAATAATTGATACTTTAAAAAAGGTTATTGGTCCATATCCTATATCTGCTCCTGCAGCTGATATAGCTACACAAGCTTTACAGATTGATCATATTAATTTCATGAAAAATAGAGTACTACATTTAACTTCTAATCGTATTTGGTTAAGTGATCAATTAAAACATATTTCATGTGTTAAAAAAGTATTTAATAGTCATGCTAATTATATATTAGTACAGTTTTTTTCATGTGTGAAAATTTTTAAATCATTATGGAAAGATGGTATAATTTTGCGCAATCAGAGTAATAAAACACATTTGCATGAGTGTATTAGAATAACAATTG contains these protein-coding regions:
- the hisD gene encoding histidinol dehydrogenase, producing MKYFDNVVFWNDINIDEKNKILARPFIKKNKKIKKIVKEIIENVKKNGDQALRQYTKLFEKFIVKEFEIPRKKIILSSESINSELKNAILSAKKNITCFHKAQLLNEINLEIETGVRCQQIYLPLNTIGIYIPNGTAPLFSTVLMLAIPAKIAGCKNIVLCSPPPVSDEILYTAHICGVDKIFQIGGAQAIASLACGTKTIPKVDKIFGPGNAYVTESKLQVSSMFNGPEIDMLAGPSELLIIADDSANPDFIAADLLSQAEHDSSSQVILVTPCIQLAQKVIVSLNKQLLKLFRLSEILNSLSNSAIIIAKDLRQCIDISNIYSPEHLMIQTIKPRDILDSILNASSIFLGLWSPESAGDYASGTNHVLPTYGKSISVSALGIADFQKRVLVQELTPQGLIKLSNTIQVLSSSEKLEAHKNAVRIRVDFLEKIK
- the hisC gene encoding histidinol-phosphate transaminase — encoded protein: MKSHNIQLDRLNIKKLMPYQSARRIRGKYGEIFLDANECPIPVLFELKNKSFNRYPECQPYELISTYAKYANVFFEQVLVTRGADEGIELLIKAFCEPKNDAIIYCPPTYDMYRVNSEIADVKIKEIPTIKDTWQLDLLSIQLNLDNVKLVYICNPNNPTGSTISQNDLINLLNMTINKSLVVIDEAYIEFFPEISMSFFLKTHPNLVILRTLSKAFALAGIRCGFVLAQKEIIDTLKKVIGPYPISAPAADIATQALQIDHINFMKNRVLHLTSNRIWLSDQLKHISCVKKVFNSHANYILVQFFSCVKIFKSLWKDGIILRNQSNKTHLHECIRITIGARSECRKLVQELKKLC